One Brassica napus cultivar Da-Ae chromosome A5, Da-Ae, whole genome shotgun sequence DNA window includes the following coding sequences:
- the LOC106396571 gene encoding protein phosphatase 2C 32, giving the protein MGNGTSRVVGCFVPSNEKNGVDSEFLEPLDEGLGHSFCYVRPSIFESPDITPSNSERFTIDSSTLDSETLSGSFRNEVVLDDPSFLNRHNSKGLGETTFKAISGASVSANVSTARTGNQTALCSSDVLEPAATFESTSSFASIPLQPLPRGGSGPLNGFMSGPLERGFASGPLDRNNGFMSGPIEKGVMSGPLDVSDKSNFSAPLSFRRRKPRFQRFMRSVSGPMRSTLARTFSRRSGGGLSWMHRFFLHPETRVSWPGGKEGKLHGEDHPESCLESNRHLQWAHGRAGEDRVHVVLSEEQGWLFIGIYDGFSGPDAPDFVMSHLYKAIDKELEGLLWVYDEPSEDNPLQPDQESHSTTQGNLLVPETISEQQSKSVQEGSEEVMTDNNSSLENADGPPGNLAGPGKKSTRLYELLQLERWDGEEVGLKHSVSDMTNQVEDASTSGGNDQCTTENTVLDEIPNSGQIHGTKKSQISSKIRRMYQKQKSLRKKLFPWSYDWHREEEGTTCVEEKIVESSGPIRRRWSGTVDHDDVLRAMARALESTEEAYMEMVEKSLDINPELALMGSCVLVMLMKDQDVYVMNVGDSRAILAQERLHDRHSNPGFGVEEGMGHKSRSRESLVRMELDRISEESPIHNLTTQISVSNKNRDVTSYRLKMRAVQLSSDHSTSVEEEVSRIRSEHPEDEQSILKDRVKGQLKVTRAFGAGFLKKPSFNEALLEMFRVDYIGTDPYISCEPCTVHHRLTSSDRFLVLCSDGLYEYFSNEEIVAHVTWFIENVPDGDPAQYLIAELLSRAATKNGMEFHDLLDIPQGDRRKYHDDVSVMVVSLEGRIWRSSGQYYPERKPKFNR; this is encoded by the exons ATGGGAAACGGAACTTCCCGCGTTGTCGGCTGTTTCGTGCCGTCTAACGAGAAAAACGGCGTCGATTCGGAGTTTCTTGAGCCTCTAGACGAAGGTTTGGGGCATTCCTTTTGCTACGTTAGGCCGAGCATCTTCGAGTCTCCGGACATCACTCCTTCTAACTCGGAGAGGTTCACTATTGACTCAAGCACGCTTGACTCCGAGACGCTCAGTGGATCATTCCGAAACGAGGTCGTTCTTGATGATCCTTCGTTCTTGAACAGACACAACAGTAAAGGTTTGGGGGAGACGACATTTAAGGCGATCTCAGGTGCTTCGGTTAGTGCCAATGTGTCTACGGCTAGGACTGGGAATCAAACGGCATTGTGTTCAAGTGACGTGTTGGAGCCTGCTGCTACATTTGAGAGCACGTCTTCTTTTGCTTCAATTCCTTTGCAACCACTCCCTCGTGGTGGGTCTGGACCGTTGAACGGGTTCATGTCAGGGCCTTTAGAGAGAGGTTTTGCGTCTGGTCCTTTGGATAGAAACAACGGTTTCATGTCAGGGCCTATAGAGAAAGGAGTCATGTCTGGTcctcttgatgtatctgataAATCTAATTTCTCGGCGCCTCTTTCTTTCAGACGTAGAAAGCCTCGGTTTCAGCGGTTTATGAGGAGTGTGAGCGGACCAATGAGAAGTACATTAGCAAGAACGTTTTCTAGACGGTCTGGAGGTGGTTTAAGTTGGATGCATCGCTTCTTCTTGCATCCAGAGACTAGAGTGTCCTGGCCTGGGGGGAAAGAAGGTAAATTACATGGTGAAGACCACCCGGAGAGTTGTCTAGAGAGCAACCGTCATTTGCAATGGGCTCATGGGAGAGCTGGAGAAGACAGGGTTCATGTTGTGCTTTCGGAGGAGCAAGGATGGCTCTTCATAGGGATATATGATGGGTTTAGTGGACCGGATGCTCCGGACTTCGTGATGAGTCATCTGTACAAAGCTATAGACAAGGAACTGGAAGGTCTTCTCTGGGTTTACGACGAGCCATCTGAAGATAATCCATTGCAGCCAGACCAGGAATCTCATTCTACTACACAGGGTAACTTGTTAGTTCCTGAAACTATCAGTGAGCAGCAGTCAAAGTCAGTACAAGAAGGAAGTGAAGAGGTTATGACTGATAATAACAGTAGCCTTGAAAATGCCGATGGTCCACCTGGAAATTTAGCAGGTCCTGGCAAGAAAAGCACGAGGCTTTACGAGCTACTTCAATTGGAACGGTGGGATGGAGAAGAAGTGGGACTTAAACATTCTGTAAGTGATATGACCAATCAGGTTGAAGATGCATCAACTTCAGGTGGAAATGATCAGTGTACCACAGAGAACACCGTTCTTGATGAGATTCCAAACTCAGGGCAAATCCATGGGACTAAAAAATCACAGATAAGCTCAAAGATAAGAAGAATGTATCAAAAACAAAAGTCTTTACGGAAAAAGCTGTTTCCATGGAGTTATGACTGGCACagggaagaagaagggacgACTTGCGTTGAAGAGAAGATAGTGGAGTCATCAGGACCGATTAGGAGACGCTGGTCAGGAACCGTAGACCATGATGACGTGCTAAGAGCAATGGCTAGAGCACTAGAAAGCACTGAGGAGGCTTACATGGAAATGGTGGAGAAGTCTCTTGACATAAACCCGGAGCTTGCGTTAATGGGTTCATGTGTTCTCGTAATGCTAATGAAGGACCAAGATGTTTACGTGATGAATGTTGGAGATAGTCGAGCTATCTTGGCTCAGGAAAGGCTCCATGATCGTCATTCTAATCCAGGGTTTGGAGTTGAGGAAGGTATGGGGCATAAGAGTAGGTCGAGAGAGTCGCTAGTGCGTATGGAACTAGATAGAATATCAGAAGAATCTCCAATACACAATCTAACCACTCAGATTAGTGTctcaaacaaaaacagagatgTGACTTCTTACCGGTTAAAGATGAGAGCTGTTCAACTCTCAAGTGACCATAGCACAAGTGTAGAAGAG GAAGTTTCAAGAATTAGATCAGAACATCCAGAAGATGAGCAGTCCATACTCAAAGACAGAGTCAAAGGCCAGCTCAAAGTCACTCGAGCTTTTGGTGCTGGTTTTCTCAAAAAG CCGAGTTTCAATGAAGCTTTGCTTGAGATGTTCAGAGTAGACTACATTGGAACAGATCCGTATATCAGCTGCGAACCGTGTACTGTCCATCACAGGCTCACTTCAAGCGATCGGTTCTTGGTTTTATGCTCTGATGGATTGTATGAATACTTCAGCAACGAAGAGATTGTTGCTCACGTGACTTGGTTCATTGAAAACGTTCCTGATGGTGATCCTGCTCAATACCTCATTGCAGAGCTTCTCTCTCGTGCAGCCACCAAGAACG GGATGGAGTTTCATGATCTGTTGGATATACCTCAAGGAGATAGAAGGAAGTACCATGATGATGTATCTGTGATGGTTGTGTCTCTTGAAGGAAGGATTTGGCGATCGTCTGGACAATATTATCCTGAGAGAAAACCAAAATTCAATAGATGA
- the LOC106396417 gene encoding probable plastid-lipid-associated protein 10, chloroplastic — protein sequence MDRIASAAIFCPAFSTPRVCKIKPFGLNFNTDHRKRFFCRAAVASGNTTAKVVDSELDLEYKKHDLLRAVQETQRGLTATSDQRSIIEEALVTVEGFNGGEAIDLMKLDGIWRLQYTSASDVVVLFEAASRFPFFQVGQIFQKFECRDRSDGGIIRNVVQWSVPSLLEEQEGATLVVTAKFDKVSSRNIYLQFEEISVRNININEQVQALLAPAILPRSFLNLQILQFIRTFNAQIPVTATSPGRRSVGGLYYLSYLDNNMLLGRSVGGGGVFVFTKSQPLEL from the exons ATGGATCGAATTGCTTCTGCGGCTATCTTTTGTCCAGCGTTTTCAACGCCTCGCGTTTGTAAAATCAAACCTTTTGGCCTAAACTTCAATACCGATCATAGAAAGAGATTTTTTTGTAGAGCAGCTGTAGCTTCTGGAAACACGACAGCTAAG GTGGTCGACAGTGAACTTGACTTAGAATACAAGAAACACGACCTACTAAGAGCTGTCCAAGAAACTCAACGAGGACTCACTGCTACTTCCGATCAACGCTCTATCATCGAGGAGGCCTTG GTGACTGTAGAAGGGTTTAACGGCGGTGAAGCCATTGATTTGATGAAGTTAGATGGAATATGGAGGCTACAGTATACATCTGCATCTGATGTTGTTGTTCTCTTTGAAGCTGCCTCAAGATTTCCCTTCTTTCAG GTTGGTCAGATCTTTCAGAAGTTTGAGTGCAGAGATCGATCAGACGGTGGGATCATCAGGAATGTTGTTCAGTGGAGTGTTCCAAGCTTGTTAGAG GAACAAGAAGGTGCAACACTTGTTGTTACTGCCAAGTTCGATAAGGTCTCTAGTAGAAACATCTACCTTCAGTTTGAAGAG ATAAGTGTTAGAAACATTAATATCAATGAGCAAGTTCAAGCTCTTCTCGCACCTGCAATTCTCCCACGCTCCTTCTTAAACCTTCAG attttgCAGTTTATACGTACTTTCAATGCTCAGATTCCAGTAACAGCAACCAGCCCAGGAAG GAGATCTGTGGGAGGATTGTATTACCTCTCTTATCTCGATAACAACATGCTCTTGGGTCGATCTgtgggaggaggaggagtctTTGTCTTTACAAAATCTCAACCCCTCGAGCTCTga
- the LOC106450462 gene encoding pectin acetylesterase 3-like yields the protein MNLRFAAVVCCLWLCSVVCVAQSGSSSTDDAIWSLESKLMATSNASQLLMVPLTLIQGAASKGAVCLDGTLPGYHLHRGIGSGANRWLIQLEGGGWCNTRRSCIFRKTTRRGSSNHMEKVLAFTGILSNKANENPDFFNWNRVKLRYCDGASFTGDSEDQSSQLYYRGQRIWQVAMEELLSKGMQKADQALLSGCSAGGLASILHCDQFKAVLPGTTKVKCLSDAGMFMDAVDVSGGHSLRNMFQGVVTVQNLQKELSTTCTKHLDPTSCFFPQNLVSEIKTPMFLLNAAYDAWQVQESLAPPSADRTGSWKACKSDHSHCNSSQIHFFQDFRSQMVNAVKTFSASAHNGLFINSCFAHCQSERQDTWFAPDSPKLYGKTVAESVGDWYFDRKTVKAIDCPYPCDKTCHDLTF from the exons ATGAATTTGCGTTTTGCGGCGGTGGTATGCTGTCTTTGGCTGTGTTCTGTCGTGTGTGTGGCTCAGAGCGGATCTAGCAGTACTGACGATGCGATCTGGTCGCTGGAAAGTAAATTGATGGCGACATCTAATGCTTCACAGCTTCTCATGGTGCCTCTCACCTTGATTCAAGGAGCTGCCTCCAAAGGAGCTG TTTGTCTGGATGGGACACTACCTGGTTACCATCTACACCGTGGTATTGGATCAGGTGCTAACCGCTGGCTCATCCAACTCGAG GGAGGAGGATGGTGCAACACGCGGAGGAGCTGTATCTTCAGGAAAACCACACGCCGTGGCTCATCAAACCACATGGAGAAAGTCTTGGCCTTCACTGGAATCTTAAGCAACAAAGCTAACGAGAACCCTG ACTTCTTCAACTGGAACAGAGTCAAATTGCGTTACTGTGATGGCGCATCTTTCACAGGCGATAGTGAAGACCAG AGTTCACAACTATACTATAGAGGACAAAGAATCTGGCAAGTGGCTATGGAAGAACTGCTCTCTAAAGGCATGCAGAAAGCAGATCAG GCTCTGCTCTCTGGATGTTCAGCTGGAGGATTAGCTTCCATCCTGCACTGTGATCAGTTCAAGGCAGTCTTACCTGGTACTACGAAAGTCAAATGCTTAAGTGATGCTGGAATGTTTATGGATGC AGTGGATGTCTCTGGAGGCCACTCGCTGAGGAACATGTTCCAAGGTGTTGTTACAGTACAG AATCTCCAAAAGGAACTGTCCACTACTTGTACTAAGCATTTGGATCCAACTTCG tgtttttttcctCAGAACTTGGTTTCAGAGATCAAGACTCCCATGTTTCTTCTAAATGCAGCTTACGACGCTTGGCAG GTACAAGAGAGCTTAGCTCCTCCATCTGCTGACAGAACCGGCTCTTGGAAAGCATGCAAATCAGATCACTCCCATTGTAACTCATCTCAAATCCACTTCTTCCAAG ACTTCAGGAGTCAAATGGTGAATGCTGTAAAGACTTTCTCGGCCTCGGCTCACAACGGTCTGTTCATAAACTCATGCTTCGCCCACTGCCAATCCGAGAGACAGGACACTTGGTTTGCACCAGATTCTCCTAAGCTTTATGGCAAGACGGTAGCTGAATCTGTTGGTGATTGGTACTTTGACAGGAAAACAGTCAAGGCCATTGACTGTCCTTACCCTTGTGACAAAACATGTCACGATCTCACCTTCTGA
- the LOC106454415 gene encoding uncharacterized protein LOC106454415 produces MASDESMVINSSSVLDEEYDDTDDGFHYQTRQSSLSRLSICTSSFHDDDDDNFTSQPSELGTFMSELSLESFDDVGAEADGEISDGEDSDSDKESSGFYSLPTIMSRRRRKVNEMTNVDGSTVVKQRSYGHGFNGVERDGDGKRYGGELTVLTNVKGGKKSMKMGFEEVKACRDLGFDVEVPGRVSVSIGPNRETQTSSGSNSPIANWRISSPGDDPKEVKARLKMWAHAVALASASR; encoded by the coding sequence ATGGCTTCTGACGAGAGCATGGTCATCAACTCTTCTTCAGTTCTAGACGAAGAGTACGACGATACCGATGATGGGTTTCATTACCAGACCAGACAAAGCAGTTTGTCTAGGTTATCTATCTGCACGAGCTCCTTTCACGACGACGATGACGATAACTTCACAAGTCAACCTTCTGAACTGGGTACCTTCATGTCTGAGCTCTCTCTGGAGAGCTTCGACGACGTAGGAGCCGAGGCTGACGGAGAAATCTCCGACGGTGAAGATTCAGATTCCGATAAGGAATCTTCAGGGTTCTACTCTCTCCCGACGATCATGTCTCGCCGGAGAAGAAAAGTCAACGAGATGACGAACGTCGATGGCAGTACTGTAGTTAAGCAGAGAAGCTACGGTCACGGTTTTAACGGTGTGGAGAGAGACGGAGACGGAAAACGTTACGGAGGAGAGTTGACGGTGTTAACTAATGTGAAAGGAGGAAAGAAGTCGATGAAGATGGGTTTTGAGGAAGTGAAGGCTTGTAGAGATCTCGGGTTCGACGTGGAAgttccgggtcgggtttcaGTATCCATCGGGCCAAACCGGGAGACTCAGACAAGTAGTGGAAGCAACTCTCCGATTGCCAACTGGCGTATCTCGAGCCCTGGAGATGATCCGAAGGAGGTTAAGGCGAGACTGAAGATGTGGGCACATGCAGTTGCTTTAGCTTCCGCGTCACGTTAA
- the LOC106450461 gene encoding cytochrome P450 709B2 isoform X2, which translates to MEFLSTTTLLALALLLLVIPKIYKSCWILVWRPWMLSRKFMKQGISGPKYKILHGNLREIRTLKQEAKLTVLDLNSNDIFPRVLPHFHQWRSQYGETFLYWQGTEPRIFISDHELVKQILSNKFGFYVKPKTRPEVLKLAGNGLVFADGIDWVRHRRILNPAFSMDKLKLMTKLMVDCTLRMFEEWSKQMNDGEKEQVVMMNVEFKRLTADIIATAAFGSSYVEGTEVFKSQRELQKCCAASVTNVYIPGTEYLPTPLNLKIWKLDGKINNSIKRIIDARLKAKSKNVEKDYGNDLLGIMLASSRSNETEKKMSTNEIIEECKTFFFAGHETTANLLTWTTMLLSLHQDWQEKLREEVLNECGKDKIPDSDNCSKLKLVNANCKRFCFLIMCFLRAKKPITNPNVGELI; encoded by the exons ATGGAGTTCCTGAGCACAACCACTCTCTTAGCCCTAGCTCTTCTGCTCCTTGTAATTCCGAAGATATACAAATCTTGTTGGATCCTTGTTTGGCGGCCATGGATGCTATCCAGAAAATTCATGAAACAAGGAATCTCTGGCCCAAAATACAAGATCCTGCATGGAAACCTCCGCGAGATAAGGACGTTGAAGCAAGAAGCTAAGCTTACGGTTCTTGATCTAAACTCCAACGATATCTTCCCTCGCGTTTTACCTCATTTTCACCAATGGAGGTCTCAATACG GAGAGACGTTTCTCTACTGGCAAGGAACAGAGCCGAGGATATTCATCTCAGATCATGAACTTGTCAAACAGATCTTATCAAACAAATTTGGTTTCTATGTTAAACCAAAGACAAGACCCGAGGTCCTTAAACTTGCTGGTAATGGACTTGTCTTTGCCGATGGTATTGATTGGGTTCGTCATAGACGTATCTTAAATCCTGCCTTCTCCATGGACAAACTAAAG CTTATGACCAAATTAATGGTGGATTGTACTTTGAGGATGTTCGAGGAGTGGAGCAAACAGATGAATGATGGTGAAAAAGAGCAAGTGGTGATGATGAACGTAGAGTTTAAGAGATTAACCGCTGATATTATAGCGACTGCTGCGTTTGGAAGCAGTTATGTTGAAGGAACTGAAGTGTTTAAATCACAAAGGGAGCTTCAAAAGTGTTGTGCTGCTTCTGTTACTAACGTCTATATCCCTGGAACCGa GTACCTTCCTACGCCTTTGAATCTGAAAATATGGAAGCTTGATGGGAAAATAAACAACTCCATCAAAAGAATCATCGATGCGAGGCTAAAAGCAAAATCCAAGAACGTAGAGAAAGATTATGGAAATGATCTTCTTGGAATCATGCTAGCATCTTCAAGATCTAACGAGACTGAGAAAAAGATGAGCACTAATGAGATCATAGAGGAATGCAAGACGTTCTTCTTTGCTGGGCACGAAACTACTGCGAATCTATTAACATGGACTACAATGCTGCTTAGCTTGCACCAAGATTGGCAGGAGAAGCTCAGAGAAGAGGTTCTCAATGAATGTGGTAAAGACAAGATCCCAGATTCAGACAACTGCTCTAAACTCAAACTGGTAAATGCAAATTGCAAACGTTTTTGTTTCTTAATAATGTGTTTCTTGCGTGCGAAGAAac CTATAACGAATCCTAACGTTGGAGAACTGATATGA
- the LOC106415694 gene encoding uncharacterized protein LOC106415694 encodes MLSLRSLTSFVALPSRFNPSPSSRRPSVRCRLTEAAAFEVVSGESDRAIASSLTELQNGGGWKVEPEQLPPPPAEDGGEGEAEERISSVHVPREKYINVSKSDLVNAVVTTLLDSQDGDADIFLLLATCLDSILHAEHKKVLEQMRNDFVATQSLEKVNIEEESSTSGREIDSDEEVNSKAEPESVVNGYEGLSFPLADGFDIWNFLISTGKQAKRRSAESVSAATRFQRSFIQLLDSAGFEELSARDLALTSALNTDYLLTLPVYVDWNKTSESNAIVFRRGYATEKQKGLLLVEKLDYIQSVVLRGIFSTISKPLRKVGKLINKALSEAAQTQEIQDLSERVKVWLKELSLFKESYLDLAQTSDKFLEGESLSDSVLPMRLAAKRAVSRYEGLLTPVGPRERLFRKLLAWIGFISPGYETPFQLPNDSNASEPYLRPISLSRMTLGDIWKPASKKACGNDMWKRIKTSISILLSPSTLQEPAFEELILLYTTDAGEKGDKNEDETRSSLQLEIFERIPIPDLPVIFPHRKLYFRIIDTVRLDIASILGLTAYFVNYKFENISSSPSAFFLDVIAVTALVIYATRVVLGYKQTWDRYQLLVNKTLYEKTLASGFGSVHFLLDASEQQQYKESILTYAIILQAGKNQVLHNAMSYQGVQDRCERFLYDNFKIKVEMRVEKAISTLVRLGLVTETLIDGKTKLQAVPCPQAYVSLKEIWNGLLG; translated from the exons ATGTTGTCTCTTCGAAGCCTCACTAGCTTCGTCGCTCTCCCATCGCGATTCAATCCCTCTCCGTCTTCGCGTCGTCCCTCAGTTCGTTGCCGTCTCACCGAGGCTGCAGCTTTTGAAGTAGTCTCCGGAGAGTCAGACCGTGCGATTGCCAGTAGCTTGACTGAGCTCCAAAACGGCGGTGGCTGGAAGGTGGAACCGGAGCAGCTTCCTCCTCCCCCGGCGGAAGATGGCGGCGAAGGAGAAGCTGAAGAGAGGATTTCGAGTGTCCACGTTCCCCGTGAGAAGTACATCAACGTCTCCAAGTCTGATCTCGTTAACGCCGTTGTGACGACGTTACTCGATTCACAAGACGGAGACGCTGATATCTTTCTCCTCCTTGCCAC ATGCTTGGACTCTATCCTTCACGCTGAGCACAAGAAGGTCTTAGAGCAAATGAGAAACGATTTCGTCGCCACTCAGTCTCTCGAGAAGGTAAACATTGAAGAAGAAAGCTCTACTTCAGGTAGAGAGATTGACTCAGATGAGGAAGTTAACTCGAAAGCTGAACCGGAGAGCGTCGTTAACGGATACGAGGGTTTATCGTTCCCTCTGGCTGATGGTTTCGACATTTGGAACTTTTTGATTTCCACTGGCAAACAAGCAAAGAGACGTTCCGCTGAAAG TGTTAGTGCTGCGACTCGGTTCCAGCGTTCCTTTATTCAGCTTCTCGACAGTGCTGGTTTTGAAGAGCTTTCAGCTAGGGATTTGGCATTGACGTCCGCTCTCAACACGGACTACCTTCTTACTTTGCCTGTTTACGTTGATTGGAACAAGACATCAGAGTCCAATGCTATTGTTTTCAG GCGTGGATATGCAACTGAGAAGCAGAAGGGTTTGCTGCTTGTGGAGAAGCTAGACTATATCCAGTCTGTAGTTCTACGAGGAATCTTCTCTACTATTTCAAAACCCCTCAGAAAAGTTGGAAAATTGATAAACAAG GCATTAAGTGAGGCTGCCCAGACTCAAGAAATTCAAGATCTGTCAGAGAGAGTGAAAGTTTGGCTCAAGGAGTTGTCTCTTTTTAAGGAATCATATCTAGACCTAGCCCAAACCTCTGATAAGTTCTTGGAAGGTGAGTCCCTCTCAGATTCAGTCCTCCCAATGCGGTTAGCAGCAAAAAGAGCAGTCAGTCGGTATGAAGGGCTTCTCACACCTGTTGGTCCTCGTGAAAGGCTCTTCAGAAAGTTGCTCGCGTGGATTGGTTTCATTTCTCCTGGTTATGAAACACCATTTCAGCTACCTAATGATAGTAATGCATCTGAACCTTATCTAAG GCCAATATCCTTGTCAAGGATGACACTAGGTGATATATGGAAACCTGCTTCAAAGAAAGCCTGCGGAAATGATATGTGGAAAAGGATAAAAACTTCGATTTCCATTCTTTTATCACCGTCAACGCTGCAG GAGCCTGCATTTGAAGAACTAATTTTGCTTTACACGACGGATGCGGGTGAAAAAGGGGATAAGAATGAAGATGAAACCCGATCATCATTACAACTGGAGATATTTGAAAGAATTCCAATTCCAGATTTGCCT GTAATTTTCCCTCACAGGAAGCTTTACTTTCGCATCATAGATACA GTACGTCTGGATATCGCCAGTATTTTGGGACTTACGGCATACTTTGTGAACTACAAGTTTGAGAACATCTCATCATCCCC ATCAGCATTTTTTCTTGATGTAATCGCCGTCACTGCTCTGGTTATCTACGCAACACGTGTGGTTTTGGGTTACAAGCAGACATGGGATAGATATCAA TTGCTAGTAAACAAGACGCTTTATGAGAAAACCTTAGCCAGTGGATTTGGCTCTGTTCACTTCCTTTTGGATGCCTCGGAGCAGCAACAG TACAAGGAGTCAATATTGACATATGCAATTATCCTTCAAGCCGGAAAGAATCAGGTTCTACATAACGCCATGTCTTACCAAGGAGTTCAAGATAGATGCGAGAGATTCTTGTATGACAACTTCAAAATAAAG GTGGAGATGCGAGTAGAAAAAGCTATAAGCACGTTGGTGAGACTTGGTCTAGTGACAGAGACACTGATCGATGGCAAGACCAAGCTACAAGCTGTTCCTTGTCCTCAGGCTTATGTCTCTCTTAAAGAAATTTGGAACGGTCTTCTTGGTTGA
- the LOC106450461 gene encoding cytochrome P450 709B2 isoform X1 yields MEFLSTTTLLALALLLLVIPKIYKSCWILVWRPWMLSRKFMKQGISGPKYKILHGNLREIRTLKQEAKLTVLDLNSNDIFPRVLPHFHQWRSQYGETFLYWQGTEPRIFISDHELVKQILSNKFGFYVKPKTRPEVLKLAGNGLVFADGIDWVRHRRILNPAFSMDKLKLMTKLMVDCTLRMFEEWSKQMNDGEKEQVVMMNVEFKRLTADIIATAAFGSSYVEGTEVFKSQRELQKCCAASVTNVYIPGTEYLPTPLNLKIWKLDGKINNSIKRIIDARLKAKSKNVEKDYGNDLLGIMLASSRSNETEKKMSTNEIIEECKTFFFAGHETTANLLTWTTMLLSLHQDWQEKLREEVLNECGKDKIPDSDNCSKLKLMNMVLMETLRLYGPVLNMIRSAAQDMKLGNLVIPKGTTIVVPIVKMHRDKAVWGSDSDKFNPLRFVNGVSRAANHPNAFLAFSIGPRVCIGQNFALMEAKTVLTMILQRFRLNLSDEYKHAPADHLTLQPQYGLPLVLQPIN; encoded by the exons ATGGAGTTCCTGAGCACAACCACTCTCTTAGCCCTAGCTCTTCTGCTCCTTGTAATTCCGAAGATATACAAATCTTGTTGGATCCTTGTTTGGCGGCCATGGATGCTATCCAGAAAATTCATGAAACAAGGAATCTCTGGCCCAAAATACAAGATCCTGCATGGAAACCTCCGCGAGATAAGGACGTTGAAGCAAGAAGCTAAGCTTACGGTTCTTGATCTAAACTCCAACGATATCTTCCCTCGCGTTTTACCTCATTTTCACCAATGGAGGTCTCAATACG GAGAGACGTTTCTCTACTGGCAAGGAACAGAGCCGAGGATATTCATCTCAGATCATGAACTTGTCAAACAGATCTTATCAAACAAATTTGGTTTCTATGTTAAACCAAAGACAAGACCCGAGGTCCTTAAACTTGCTGGTAATGGACTTGTCTTTGCCGATGGTATTGATTGGGTTCGTCATAGACGTATCTTAAATCCTGCCTTCTCCATGGACAAACTAAAG CTTATGACCAAATTAATGGTGGATTGTACTTTGAGGATGTTCGAGGAGTGGAGCAAACAGATGAATGATGGTGAAAAAGAGCAAGTGGTGATGATGAACGTAGAGTTTAAGAGATTAACCGCTGATATTATAGCGACTGCTGCGTTTGGAAGCAGTTATGTTGAAGGAACTGAAGTGTTTAAATCACAAAGGGAGCTTCAAAAGTGTTGTGCTGCTTCTGTTACTAACGTCTATATCCCTGGAACCGa GTACCTTCCTACGCCTTTGAATCTGAAAATATGGAAGCTTGATGGGAAAATAAACAACTCCATCAAAAGAATCATCGATGCGAGGCTAAAAGCAAAATCCAAGAACGTAGAGAAAGATTATGGAAATGATCTTCTTGGAATCATGCTAGCATCTTCAAGATCTAACGAGACTGAGAAAAAGATGAGCACTAATGAGATCATAGAGGAATGCAAGACGTTCTTCTTTGCTGGGCACGAAACTACTGCGAATCTATTAACATGGACTACAATGCTGCTTAGCTTGCACCAAGATTGGCAGGAGAAGCTCAGAGAAGAGGTTCTCAATGAATGTGGTAAAGACAAGATCCCAGATTCAGACAACTGCTCTAAACTCAAACTG ATGAACATGGTTCTGATGGAAACACTTCGTCTATACGGACCAGTGTTAAATATGATTCGGTCAGCAGCACAAGACATGAAGCTAGGAAACCTAGTGATCCCTAAAGGCACAACCATAGTGGTCCCCATTGTGAAGATGCACAGAGACAAAGCCGTTTGGGGAAGTGACAGCGATAAATTCAATCCACTGCGGTTTGTAAACGGCGTTTCCCGAGCTGCTAATCATCCAAACGCTTTCCTCGCGTTTTCTATAGGACCTAGAGTCTGCATTGGCCAAAACTTTGCCCTGATGGAAGCTAAGACGGTTCTCACCATGATTCTTCAACGTTTCCGGCTTAATCTCTCCGACGAGTATAAGCACGCCCCCGCAGATCATCTCACTCTTCAGCCACAGTACGGTTTACCGCTAGTtcttcaacctatcaactaG